The nucleotide sequence gagagaaagagcgagagagagagagagagaaacagcactGATGTTCGACGCCAGGCTGCCACCACTCTGTAGTGGTGAGTGGCTGCAACAAAAGCACAGAATAACATCCCTGGCTTTCTTGTCGTCTTTTCTCTCTGCCACTGCCTGCCTGCGTTGTTAGCTGGCTGCTCGGGACGCCCAGAGCCCATAGGACGAGAGTTGCTCCCTCCAACATACTGATCGCTGCAGGAGGCTGTGCTGGTCACCACACCACGGACCGACCAACCAACCCAACGGCTCTCTGCCTCCCGGGTCTCCCTGCCATCAACAAGTTAGGGGCTGGACGGTTAGGGGACGTAGAGGACCCCCCCCCTCAGCAAAGAGGGGCACTATTTGATACTCAATTAACCAATTGAGCTGACATTGCAGTGtggaaggagggaaggaaaaCGAGGAAACAGAGTGATTAGCGCCAGGGAGCTTTGGATGCAAATCAACTAAAAACAAagatcccccccccaaaaaagcccGTTGGATAATGTGTGATTAAATAAACGCCAGAGGGGAAGAGCACAGCTAGGAACCGACGACATCATCAACCAGGGACATGGGATTTGTGATTTTGTTTCAATTGGGAGGACTCGAGAGCATCGCTGCCACTTCATTACTTCAGCAAGAGAAGAGCCCGGTTCCTTTTGTGACTCAAAAGGGCTTTTCTTTTCTCCCTTTGTGTTCCATCTGGCTGCTTCGGGAGTCCGCTGTGGAAAAGGACAGTTGAATGCAGCCTCCGACGTGCACAAAAGAATGGGTAAGTTATCCTCTTTTATTCCAGAGAGTCTGGACCTGAATAGGAAACAGAGTGAAACGGAGGGGGGGGCTAATAGGGGTATTCTATTTACTTTCAatgtcatcctcctcttctttccctttttatttgggggggggggggggggcggggagAGTCAAGTCTTGATTTCTTATAAAATTATACGACCAACTGACATGTTGTATAACAGTGCGGgggggagaagaagaaaaaaatctcCATGCCAATTCTTAAATGCTGAGCGTAAACTAAAATTatattaaaacaaaaacaaataaattaTCTATTGAATCAAAAGGCATAATGATTCTAGAAGCAGAGAGACGAGTAAAGAAATCATTAATAAAATAATATTCTGCAGATATTCTTCTGTCTGATCATAAACAAATGACCTGAATGGAGGGCGAGACGTCCTCCACATCACTGTTTCATGTATAAATACATGAACATGTAACAGAGACAAACTGTTGTGTGTTTCTGAGAGGATTGTTTCCTCAACCTCTGTCCCctgtccttccttccttccttccttccttccttccttccttccttcaagGAAACTCAGAACGCTCATGTTCATAGCAGTGATGATATGTGATCGATAGTATGTGAAATTCTGGAATACTGAGGGGGTAGGGGAGGGGTCAGGTAGGCAGAgcaagagggagaagaggggagggtcTTTTTATTTACCGCCACAGATTAGCAGTAAGTGCTCTGCAGAGATCAGCATTGCCTCCCCTTGGTTGATTTTCTTAtctttaaacccccccccccccccccccaggtttcCATTCAAGGTGGCCATTGGTGGGACCTGCACCAACGGCATTGTGCCTGTGTGTGATCAGCATGCTGCTGTGCCTGCTGTCTCCTGCGTCATGCACAACCTGCCCCCAGAAATGCCGCTGCGAGGACCAGCAGTTCTACTGCGACACCCAGGGGCTGGAGGCGCCCCCGGACAGCGTTGACAGAGGGGCCCTGGGGTTATCGCTCCGCCACAACAGCATCGCTGAACTGAGCCCGGACCAGTTCTATGGCTTCTCCCAGCTCACCTGGCTCCACCTGGACCACAACCAGGTCACCACGGTGCAGGAGGACGCCTTCCAGGGGCTCTACAAACTCAAAGACCTCAACCTGAGCTCCAACCGGATCACAACGCTGCCAAACACAACCTTCATCCACCTCATCAACCTACAGATCCTGGACCTGTCCTTCAACCTGATGACTGCGCTGGAGCCTGAGCTGTTCCATGGCCTCCGCAAGCTGCAGATCCTCCACCTGCGCTCCAACTCGCTGCGCACCACCCCCGTCCGGGCCTTCTGGGACTGCCGCAGCCTTGAGTACCTGGGTCTGTCCAACAACCGGCTGCGAAGCCTGGCCCGTAACGGCTTCGCTGGCCTCATTAAACTCAGAGAACTCCACTTGGAACACAACCAGCTGACTAAGATCAACCTGGCTCACTTCCCCCGCCTGGTGGCTTTGCAGTTCCTTTACCTGCAGTGGAACAAGATCTCCAACCTGACCTGCAACATGGAGTGGACCTGGACCACGCTGGAGAAGCTGGACATCACGGGGAACGAGATCCGGGTGCTGACCCCGGACGTGTTTGAGACACTGCCCAACCTGAAGATCCTCCTATTGGATAACAACAAGCTAGGCAGCCTGGACCCTCTGGTCTTGGATATGTGGCGGTCTCTAGGTACCGTGGGGTTGTCTAGCAACCTTTGGGAATGTACCAAAGGGATCTGTTCCCTGGCCACTTGGCTAAGCACCTTCAAGGGGAGGTGGGAACACTCCATCCTGTGTCACACCCCCGAGTATGCCCAGGGCGAGGAGATACTGGATGCCGTTTATGGATTCCAACTTTGCCCAAATTTTACGGCGCCGCCACCGGTCGTCTTGACCACAAACACATTGTCGATGGCCACGGACGTGTCGACAGGCACAACTGCGGAGGTCACCAGCTCGCTGTTTGGAATAATGCAGCAGACACCCACGCAGGACTTCTATGTGGATTTTGGCCGCTTTACGACCATAATGACAACGACCACCACACAGCGCACCGCCCTGGCAACCGCCCTGGCAACCTCCGCCACGACAGTGGAGGGCGGAGAGCTGGGAGTCACGGAGGACTTCTCGGAGACGGACAACACGGTCCTAACCCAGAGGGTGATCATTGGAACTATGGTCCTTCTGTTTACCTTCTTCCTCATCATTTTCGTTGTGTTCATCTCACGGAAGTGCTGCCCTCCTACCATGCGCAGGATACGCCAGTGCTCGGCCATGCAGAACCGCCGCCAGATGAGGACCCAGCAGCGGCAGCAAATGGCGGACCTGGCCACGCAGGTACCCTATAACGAGTACGAGCCCAGCCACGAGGAGGGAGCGCTGGTTATCATCAACGGCTACGGGCAGTGCAAGTGTCAACAGCTGCCTTACAAAGAGTGTGAAGTGTAAACTATGTATTACTCCTGCAGCAGCATATGGGCTGTTGACCATTCTAAATACAGGGTTTTACTTTTTTGCTTTCCCCCCCAGtttacacaacaacaaaaaaagaataaTTTCTACTCGCTAGCTTTGAGAAATCAATGAGATGAGTTTATTGAATGGGAGAGTTGATGACTGGTGGAAATGGACAGTGACGAGACTGATGAGGATGTAGTAGAGATAGTAACCATTTATTTTTATATGAATGTTCATATCAAGCTGTGGGCAATCAGTCTAAAAAAAGGAAAACGGTAGAGATTTATCACCACATTGTTATTAGTCACTTTCTGCAGCACGGAGaaaaatgtctttttttttttaatagccAAAAAACGTCTGTAGACTGATCCTCTTACTAAGAGACGGTACAGATACAGATGGCGGCCTATATCATGATATCATTATCAAGGGGAATCGGTGTCGGAAAGGAACGTGGATTATAATGACAGGTTTTAAGACGCACGGTAGCCACAGTATGTTACCATCACAATCACTTGTTGGTACAGAAGTGATTAAATGGGGTTTGGTTATTAAattaaaagcattttttttttattcacatttgttagttttttttgtaaattacTATGAATATtgaataaatgtttatttatgtCACAATCTGAATTAAATCTCCAACAGAAAATCTAATCTGATAAACATTACTTGGTTTATATTTATATTTCACAAACGtgcattccctccctctctccgtccctctctccgtccctctctccgtccctctctccgtccctctctccgtccctctctccgtccctctctccgtccctctccctctctccgtccctctccctctctccgtccctctccctctctccgtccctctccctctctccgtccctctccctctctccgtccctctccctcTGGATCTAAACAGGACCTTTCTATTCTGGTCAGTGAACACCCACGATAGCCGATTTCATTTGATTCAATAAAAGGCCATTGCCTCCCATTAAAAGCTAAAAGCTTAGCACTGTCCGTGGAAAGGTTAATGTCCAATTTGCCTGCAGTAGCTGCTTAGCCAAACCGTCTACAGCCCGAGATGGAGATTGTAGTGGAGATGTATCAAGAGACTTTACATGTAAACATTCACCATCATCGGTCACACGACGGTATTAAAGAGATCAGTGTGACGACCTGCAGAGAGTAAGAATAGCCGCAGCAGAACTTTAGGTCTACTGCCGTTTTACTGATGCAATATACGCCAgcggctaacacacacacacacacagaataagtTTCTGGAGAGGTAGTAGCAGATATCTAGCtagtacagagacagagagtaatGATGGAACAATGGAAAAACCTGTTCTGCTCTGCACAGTGTCTCATCATCCTGAAAAATACATTTGTCTCAGGAGGAGTCCCAGTCGTGTTAGAACTCCCAGCTAGCCAGCCTACGTCGCAGCGGCAAAGACTAATCAGCTCGGACAGCGTCAACATTGAACCAATTAAGGAAAAGGCAAAAAATAATCTAATATTCTGTCGCCCCACACCAGTGATCCAGCAGAGATGTAGATGGCTACTGCGGTCAGTCAGTTGGCCATTCAAAATAAACAGTTGGTAGAAACATCTTTCACTCAACACAGCCAACAAGGACATTTACCTCCAAATCACAAATCCTACTCTTGTGAGAGATTGTCAGGCCAGGCTGACATTTCCCTTATTTGGAAAGAaaggatgagagggaggaaaAACAGgcagaaagaagaggaagaaaaacagacagaaagaagaggggggggggttgactAGATAATTACCCCGCACGGCTTTATGTTAAACTGTAGAGAATC is from Salvelinus namaycush isolate Seneca chromosome 17, SaNama_1.0, whole genome shotgun sequence and encodes:
- the LOC120061855 gene encoding leucine-rich repeat transmembrane neuronal protein 2-like; the encoded protein is MGFHSRWPLVGPAPTALCLCVISMLLCLLSPASCTTCPQKCRCEDQQFYCDTQGLEAPPDSVDRGALGLSLRHNSIAELSPDQFYGFSQLTWLHLDHNQVTTVQEDAFQGLYKLKDLNLSSNRITTLPNTTFIHLINLQILDLSFNLMTALEPELFHGLRKLQILHLRSNSLRTTPVRAFWDCRSLEYLGLSNNRLRSLARNGFAGLIKLRELHLEHNQLTKINLAHFPRLVALQFLYLQWNKISNLTCNMEWTWTTLEKLDITGNEIRVLTPDVFETLPNLKILLLDNNKLGSLDPLVLDMWRSLGTVGLSSNLWECTKGICSLATWLSTFKGRWEHSILCHTPEYAQGEEILDAVYGFQLCPNFTAPPPVVLTTNTLSMATDVSTGTTAEVTSSLFGIMQQTPTQDFYVDFGRFTTIMTTTTTQRTALATALATSATTVEGGELGVTEDFSETDNTVLTQRVIIGTMVLLFTFFLIIFVVFISRKCCPPTMRRIRQCSAMQNRRQMRTQQRQQMADLATQVPYNEYEPSHEEGALVIINGYGQCKCQQLPYKECEV